One window of the Cryptomeria japonica chromosome 7, Sugi_1.0, whole genome shotgun sequence genome contains the following:
- the LOC131056271 gene encoding borneol dehydrogenase, mitochondrial-like, with the protein MPALGKRILERLQGNVAIITGGSGGIGEAAVRLFANHGAKVIIADIADEAGLKIAESLSSSATYIHCDVTKEKDVSAAVDLAMEKHGKLDIMYNNAGVLKVEKASVGENDMEDFERVMNINVKGVMHGIKHAARVMIPKRKGSIISTASVAGIVGAASPYSYTASKHAVIGLTKNGAAELGKYSIRVNCVSPALVATDLVLNYAGLTPSPEAKAQLEAAAQMVVPLKETILKAEDIAMAALYLASDESKYVNGHNIVVDGGVTVANNCWGLY; encoded by the exons ATGCCGGCTCTTGGAAAGCGAATACTTGAGAG ACTACAAGGCAACGTTGCAATAATCACAGGCGGATCGGGCGGCATTGGGGAGGCTGCTGTTCGGCTATTTGCAAATCATGGAGCGAAAGTCATTATTGCAGACATTGCAGATGAGGCTGGTCTGAAAATCGCTGAATCCCTTTCTTCCTCAGCGACATATATCCACTGTGATGTGACAAAAGAGAAAGATGTAAGTGCAGCAGTGGATTTGGCCATGGAAAAGCACGGAAAGCTTGACATAATGTATAACAACGCAGGAGTTCTGAAAGTCGAGAAAGCAAGCGTGGGAGAGAATGATATGGAGGATTTCGAGCGAGTGATGAACATAAATGTAAAAGGAGTAATGCATGGAATTAAGCATGCGGCTCGCGTTATGATCCCTAAGAGAAAGGGCAGCATTATCTCAACGGCTAGTGTTGCAGGAATAGTAGGAGCAGCTAGTCCTTATTCCTACACAGCCTCCAAACATGCCGTCATTGGGCTGACTAAGAATGGTGCAGCAGAATTGGGAAAATATAGTATACGAGTGAATTGTGTTTCCCCTGCTTTAGTTGCCACAGATCTGGTACTGAATTATGCTGGATTGACCCCTTCACCAGAGGCAAAGGCCCAGTTGGAGGCAGCGGCTCAGATGGTAGTGCCCTTGAAGGAAACCATTCTTAAAGCAGAGGATATTGCAATGGCTGCTTTGTATCTGGCTAGTGATGAATCCAAATATGTGAACGGTCACAATATAGTGGTGGATGGGGGAGTAACTGTCGCAAACAACTGTTGGGGATTGTATTAG